One window of Microbacterium sp. Root61 genomic DNA carries:
- a CDS encoding ABC transporter ATP-binding protein, whose product MSTPDLLSEEERLELELAEQARLNSGDWDSVKPGKADNFGRSFGRMIGLLKPHALAFTFVSILGAIGVVLAVIAPKILGQATNIIFEGVVSNTLAGSFPAGTSQADVVAALNAAGQTDQANMVAAMDNFAVGAGVDFDQLRMVIVAVLAIYVASAFLTWIQGFVINIIMVRTMWRLRESVEAKINRLPLSYFDKVQRGELISRVTNDIDNITQTMQQSLSTVVTSVLTVVGVLIMMFSISWQLALVALVSLPLMAVIFGIIGPKSQKAFGIQWRKVGRLNARVEESFSGHALVKVFGREADSREKFQVENEELYQASFKAQFLSGMIMPGMMFIGNLTYVGIAVLGGLMVANGQLRLGDVQAFIQYSQQFTQPLSELGGMAAVVQSGTASAERVFELLDAEEQEPDSPDAPELGSGKGVIEFQNVKFSYTPERPLITDLSFRVEPGQTVAIVGPTGAGKTTLVNLIMRFYELDGGRILLDGQDIAELTRDDVRMRTGMVLQDPWLFAGTIRDNIRYGRESATDEEIVDAAKATRVDRFVHSLPEGYDTVLDEDASNVSAGEKQLITIARAFVAQPSVLILDEATSSVDTRTELLLQHAMAALREGRTSFVIAHRLSTIRDADLILVMEHGDIVEKGSHEELIAAQGAYWRLYQSQFEQAATDLDAVVGELERDLEGTEPALAGAGGAEESGDTGGAAG is encoded by the coding sequence ATGAGCACCCCTGATCTCCTCTCAGAGGAAGAGCGTCTCGAACTCGAGCTCGCCGAGCAGGCTCGCCTGAACTCCGGCGACTGGGACAGCGTCAAGCCCGGCAAGGCCGACAACTTCGGTCGGAGCTTCGGTCGGATGATCGGCCTGCTCAAGCCGCACGCCCTCGCCTTCACCTTCGTGTCGATCCTGGGCGCGATCGGTGTGGTGCTGGCCGTCATCGCGCCGAAGATCCTCGGTCAGGCGACGAACATCATCTTCGAAGGCGTCGTCTCCAACACGCTGGCGGGCTCGTTCCCGGCCGGCACGTCGCAGGCCGACGTCGTGGCTGCGCTGAACGCCGCGGGGCAGACCGACCAGGCGAACATGGTCGCCGCCATGGACAACTTCGCGGTGGGCGCGGGCGTCGACTTCGACCAGCTGCGCATGGTGATCGTCGCCGTGCTCGCGATCTACGTCGCCTCGGCATTCCTGACCTGGATCCAGGGCTTCGTCATCAACATCATCATGGTGCGCACGATGTGGCGCCTGCGCGAGTCGGTGGAGGCGAAGATCAACCGGCTGCCGCTGTCGTACTTCGACAAGGTGCAGCGCGGTGAGCTGATCTCCAGGGTCACCAACGACATCGACAACATCACCCAGACGATGCAGCAGTCGCTCTCCACGGTCGTCACCTCGGTGCTGACCGTCGTGGGTGTGCTCATCATGATGTTCTCGATCTCCTGGCAACTCGCCCTGGTGGCACTGGTCTCGCTCCCGCTGATGGCCGTGATCTTCGGCATCATCGGTCCGAAGTCGCAGAAGGCATTCGGCATCCAGTGGCGCAAGGTCGGCCGCCTGAACGCGCGCGTCGAGGAGTCCTTCTCCGGCCACGCACTCGTCAAGGTCTTCGGACGCGAGGCCGACTCGCGCGAGAAGTTCCAGGTCGAGAACGAGGAGCTCTACCAGGCCAGCTTCAAGGCGCAGTTCCTCTCCGGCATGATCATGCCCGGCATGATGTTCATCGGAAACCTCACTTACGTGGGGATCGCGGTGCTCGGCGGGCTCATGGTCGCCAACGGCCAGCTCCGACTGGGCGACGTGCAGGCGTTCATCCAGTACTCGCAGCAGTTCACCCAGCCGCTCTCGGAGCTCGGTGGCATGGCGGCGGTCGTGCAGTCCGGCACCGCGTCGGCGGAGCGCGTCTTCGAGCTGCTGGATGCTGAGGAGCAGGAGCCGGATTCACCCGACGCTCCTGAGCTCGGTTCGGGCAAGGGCGTCATCGAGTTCCAGAACGTCAAGTTCTCCTACACGCCGGAGCGTCCGCTCATCACGGACCTGTCGTTCCGGGTCGAGCCCGGGCAGACGGTCGCGATCGTGGGCCCGACCGGTGCGGGCAAGACGACCCTCGTGAACCTCATCATGCGGTTCTACGAACTGGACGGCGGGCGCATCCTGCTCGACGGCCAGGACATCGCCGAGCTCACCCGCGACGACGTGCGCATGCGCACGGGAATGGTGCTGCAGGATCCGTGGCTGTTCGCCGGAACGATTCGCGACAACATCCGGTACGGGCGCGAGTCGGCGACGGACGAGGAGATCGTGGATGCCGCCAAGGCGACGCGCGTCGACCGCTTCGTGCACTCGCTGCCCGAGGGGTACGACACCGTGCTCGACGAGGACGCCTCCAACGTCTCGGCCGGAGAGAAGCAGCTCATCACCATCGCCCGAGCGTTCGTCGCGCAGCCGTCGGTGCTGATCCTCGACGAGGCCACCTCGTCGGTCGACACCCGCACCGAGCTGCTCCTGCAGCACGCGATGGCGGCGCTGCGCGAGGGGCGGACGTCGTTCGTCATCGCGCACCGCCTGTCCACGATCCGCGACGCCGACCTCATCCTCGTGATGGAGCACGGCGACATCGTGGAGAAGGGCAGCCACGAGGAGCTCATCGCCGCGCAGGGCGCCTACTGGCGCCTCTACCAGTCGCAGTTCGAGCAGGCCGCGACCGATCTGGATGCGGTCGTCGGAGAGCTCGAACGTGATCTGGAGGGCACCGAACCCGCACTCGCGGGCGCGGGCGGCGCCGAAGAATCGGGCGACACCGGAGGCGCCGCCGGTTGA
- a CDS encoding HAD family hydrolase yields MTSSLPSWRDTSTRTRIIEFVDAVSGDGPEAVPVSERIAVFDNDGTLWTEKPMPTQLAYIVEQWAAAAKADPALAEQQPYRGVVDGDLSWLGGAIEKHYAGDDADLKVMIGAMLGLTVDVPVDEYATAVADFYREALHPTLRRPYAEAVYQPMLELLRHLEQHGFTCYIVSGGDRDFMRPMTEDYYGIPPERVIGSALGLTYDGAANAVKYGASFSFMDDGPEKPVRIWSRIGRRPLLAVGNSNGDLPMLRFAHADGREGLSLLIHHDDDTGRGDSPYDKGAEEALAAAQDGSIVRVSVKDDWSTVFPDPRPATDGDAA; encoded by the coding sequence ATGACTTCGTCTCTCCCCTCCTGGCGCGACACCTCGACGCGCACCCGCATCATCGAGTTCGTCGACGCCGTCAGCGGAGACGGACCCGAGGCCGTTCCCGTGTCCGAGCGGATCGCGGTGTTCGACAATGACGGCACGCTCTGGACAGAGAAGCCGATGCCGACCCAGCTCGCGTACATCGTGGAGCAGTGGGCCGCCGCGGCGAAAGCCGATCCGGCGTTGGCCGAGCAGCAGCCCTACCGCGGTGTCGTCGACGGCGACCTGAGCTGGCTCGGCGGAGCGATCGAGAAGCACTACGCGGGCGACGACGCCGACCTGAAGGTCATGATCGGGGCGATGCTCGGCCTTACCGTCGACGTCCCGGTCGACGAGTACGCCACGGCGGTCGCCGACTTCTACCGCGAGGCACTGCATCCGACGCTGCGCCGACCCTACGCCGAAGCGGTCTACCAGCCGATGCTCGAGCTGCTCCGCCACCTCGAGCAGCACGGGTTCACCTGTTACATCGTCTCGGGCGGCGACCGCGACTTCATGCGCCCCATGACCGAGGACTACTACGGCATCCCTCCCGAGCGCGTGATCGGGTCCGCGCTGGGGCTCACGTACGACGGCGCGGCGAATGCCGTGAAGTACGGGGCATCCTTCTCGTTCATGGATGACGGACCCGAGAAGCCGGTGCGGATCTGGTCGCGCATCGGGCGTCGTCCGCTCCTCGCGGTCGGCAACTCCAACGGCGACCTGCCCATGCTGCGGTTCGCGCACGCTGACGGGCGGGAAGGTCTGAGCCTGCTGATCCACCACGACGACGACACGGGGCGCGGGGACTCGCCCTACGACAAGGGCGCGGAAGAGGCGCTGGCCGCTGCCCAAGACGGGTCGATCGTGCGCGTGAGCGTCAAGGACGACTGGTCCACGGTGTTCCCCGACCCTCGCCCCGCCACTGACGGCGACGCGGCGTGA
- a CDS encoding SulP family inorganic anion transporter: MTAPATPRPRAPWLLPTFARYQRSWLMPDIVGGISAGAVVVPQAMAYATIANLPVQIGLYTCIVPMFVYAMLGGSRAMSVSTTSTIATLTATTLVSAGVAAGSDDALGSLMMLTLLVGAILLLARLFRLGSLVENISGATVLGLKIGVGATVAVGQLPKLLGETFNFSGHGFLRSLAAVGEAFQSVNWPTVVLSASSIAILLVLKRFAPKVPGALIVVVGGILLVAFAGLEDLGVDLIAPVPGGLPVLGLPDFSQIATLVPGALAIAVMAFLESAAVARGIRKATEPQIDSDQELLATGAANVVGAFFTTMPAAGGFSQSAVNQSAGAKTQLSTFVTVALAILVALFLGPVLSLLPEATLASMVFVAVIGLINIPELIRWAHISRVDFWIATVVAVIGLTAGLLAAVAVGVVVTLVLVLRELNIPKLTIVGRAGDAIAIHLGRALYTANALANERAIIALTTSQESPVTAVVLDLQRMEILSITVLDALTDLDREFTQLGIVLHLAALPDTATVVAVKVEWFRELQAAGRVHDTTEAGLAATGLP; encoded by the coding sequence GTGACCGCTCCAGCGACGCCGCGTCCGCGCGCGCCCTGGCTGCTGCCCACCTTCGCCCGCTACCAGCGCTCGTGGCTGATGCCCGACATCGTCGGCGGCATCTCGGCCGGCGCCGTGGTGGTGCCGCAGGCGATGGCGTACGCCACGATCGCGAACCTGCCGGTGCAGATCGGCCTCTACACCTGCATCGTGCCGATGTTCGTCTACGCCATGCTCGGCGGATCCCGTGCCATGAGCGTGTCGACGACCTCGACGATCGCGACTCTCACCGCCACCACCCTCGTCTCGGCCGGCGTCGCCGCCGGGTCGGACGACGCGCTCGGCTCGCTCATGATGCTCACCCTGCTGGTCGGGGCGATCCTGCTGCTCGCGCGGCTCTTCCGGCTCGGGTCGCTGGTCGAGAACATCAGCGGGGCGACGGTGCTCGGCCTGAAGATCGGTGTCGGGGCGACGGTAGCCGTGGGTCAGCTCCCGAAGCTCCTCGGCGAAACGTTCAACTTCTCCGGGCACGGGTTCCTCCGCTCCCTCGCGGCCGTCGGCGAGGCCTTCCAGAGCGTGAACTGGCCGACCGTCGTGCTCTCGGCGTCCTCGATCGCGATCCTGCTCGTGCTGAAGCGGTTCGCGCCGAAGGTGCCCGGCGCGCTCATCGTCGTGGTCGGCGGCATCCTGCTCGTCGCCTTCGCCGGACTCGAAGATCTCGGCGTCGACCTGATCGCCCCCGTCCCGGGCGGACTGCCGGTGCTCGGGCTTCCCGACTTCTCGCAGATCGCCACCCTCGTGCCGGGGGCTCTGGCCATCGCCGTGATGGCGTTCCTGGAATCCGCCGCGGTGGCACGCGGCATCCGCAAGGCGACCGAACCGCAGATCGACAGCGACCAGGAGCTCCTGGCGACCGGTGCCGCCAACGTCGTCGGAGCCTTCTTCACGACGATGCCCGCCGCCGGCGGCTTCTCGCAGAGCGCGGTCAACCAGAGCGCCGGTGCGAAGACGCAGCTGTCGACGTTCGTGACGGTCGCCCTTGCGATCCTCGTGGCGCTGTTCCTCGGGCCGGTCCTGAGCCTCCTGCCGGAGGCGACGCTGGCCTCGATGGTGTTCGTGGCGGTGATCGGGCTGATCAACATCCCCGAGCTCATCCGATGGGCGCACATCAGCCGGGTGGACTTCTGGATCGCGACCGTCGTCGCCGTCATCGGACTGACGGCGGGCCTGCTGGCCGCCGTCGCGGTCGGGGTCGTCGTGACCCTCGTGCTCGTGCTGCGCGAGCTCAACATCCCCAAGCTCACGATCGTCGGACGTGCCGGCGACGCCATCGCCATCCATCTGGGGCGCGCGCTCTACACGGCCAACGCGCTTGCCAACGAACGGGCGATCATCGCGCTGACCACGAGCCAGGAGTCACCCGTCACCGCGGTCGTGCTCGACCTGCAGCGCATGGAGATCCTCTCGATCACCGTGCTGGACGCCCTCACCGACCTCGATCGCGAATTCACGCAGCTGGGCATCGTGCTGCATCTGGCGGCGCTGCCCGACACCGCCACCGTCGTCGCCGTGAAGGTGGAGTGGTTCCGCGAGTTGCAGGCCGCAGGACGCGTGCACGACACCACCGAGGCGGGACTCGCGGCCACCGGGCTCCCCTAG
- a CDS encoding formylglycine-generating enzyme family protein — MVRIIGGTFRMGSEEFYPDERPVHERTVGDFEIDRYPVTNEDFAAFVEATGYVTVAERPMNAADYPGVAAEDLVPGALVFTPTPGPVNLDDWRQWWRWEPGAQWRQPEGLGSSIDERMRHPVVQVSFEDASAYAAWRGMRLPTEVEHEFAARGGVDGARFAWGEDAYPDGVAQANSWLGSFPYDNRGAHGAGTAPVGSYPANGYGLFDMIGNVWEWTSDFYTTRHLVPGATPVDAEKRANLLSVASAEPGSRIPRRVLKGGSYLCSPDYCLRFRPAARSPQADDTATTHIGFRCARDV; from the coding sequence ATGGTCCGGATCATCGGCGGCACTTTCCGCATGGGCTCCGAGGAGTTCTACCCCGACGAGCGCCCGGTGCACGAGCGCACCGTCGGCGATTTCGAGATCGACCGGTACCCGGTCACCAACGAGGACTTCGCCGCCTTCGTCGAGGCGACGGGATACGTCACGGTCGCCGAGCGGCCGATGAACGCTGCGGACTATCCCGGCGTGGCTGCCGAGGACCTCGTCCCGGGCGCCCTGGTCTTCACTCCGACGCCCGGTCCCGTCAACCTCGACGACTGGCGGCAGTGGTGGCGCTGGGAGCCCGGCGCGCAGTGGCGTCAGCCCGAGGGCCTCGGATCCTCCATCGACGAGCGGATGCGGCATCCCGTCGTGCAGGTGTCGTTCGAGGACGCCTCGGCCTACGCCGCCTGGCGTGGGATGCGCCTGCCCACCGAGGTGGAGCACGAGTTCGCCGCGCGCGGCGGGGTCGACGGCGCCCGGTTCGCGTGGGGCGAGGACGCCTATCCCGACGGTGTGGCGCAGGCCAACTCGTGGCTCGGCAGCTTCCCGTACGACAACCGCGGCGCGCACGGCGCCGGCACGGCACCGGTGGGTTCGTACCCGGCGAACGGCTACGGACTGTTCGACATGATCGGCAACGTCTGGGAGTGGACCAGCGACTTCTACACGACCCGGCACCTCGTCCCGGGGGCGACGCCGGTCGACGCCGAGAAGCGCGCGAACCTACTGTCGGTGGCCAGCGCGGAGCCCGGATCCCGCATCCCGCGCCGTGTGCTCAAGGGCGGCTCGTACCTCTGCTCACCGGACTACTGCCTGCGCTTCCGTCCCGCGGCCCGCTCCCCGCAGGCCGACGACACGGCGACCACGCACATCGGCTTCCGCTGCGCGCGGGACGTCTAG